The following proteins are encoded in a genomic region of Methanoculleus bourgensis MS2:
- a CDS encoding sensor histidine kinase, with protein MLLVALAATSLYSYLLFHTIAELVAVGIAIAVFTVVWNARTMRENSYLLVTGTGLLFVAGIGLLHTLAYKGMGIFVGYDANLPTQLWIASRYLLAGTLLAAPLLFRSDLDRRWVFAGFAGVTGPLLLSIFVVPVFPDCYVEGVGLTPFKVWSEYLISALLALGAVAFYRLRAAFSPRVAGHLIAAILVLIASELAFTLYVSVYGIANQVGHLLMVLSFGLIYIAFVETGIRQPYAVLFTGLVASEERLRREKDRLRQYLDIAGALFVVLDADGRVSLINRRTSEVLGYPADVVVGEPWIERFTPPEERERLQTLFCRLMRGDTEPVYARTSVLTADGGERIIQWHNTVLRDGDGAVWGTLSSGEDITEWQYAEAALGRANAKLNLLSAITRHDILNQITVARAYIDFAAEGSGDPGIRDYLDRARIAVGEIQKQIEFSRDYQDMGMMAPAWQRPEDLIRESASELVLPVGVRVLTDLAGLEVYADPMVQKVFHNLIDNAVRHGGAVTEVRFSWMRSGQDLVIICEDDGIGIPDSEKAAIFRATYKRRHGHGLFLVAEILGITGISIQETGVFGEGARFEITVPNGAYRFGEGLRPVGSP; from the coding sequence GTGCTCCTCGTCGCCCTTGCAGCGACCAGCCTCTACAGTTATCTCCTCTTCCACACGATCGCCGAACTCGTCGCCGTTGGAATAGCGATAGCGGTCTTCACCGTTGTCTGGAACGCCCGGACGATGCGGGAGAACAGTTATCTGCTCGTCACCGGCACCGGACTCCTCTTCGTGGCCGGGATCGGGCTGCTCCATACTCTTGCCTACAAGGGGATGGGGATCTTCGTCGGCTACGACGCAAACCTCCCGACACAGCTCTGGATCGCTTCCCGCTACCTCCTTGCGGGGACACTCCTTGCCGCTCCGCTCCTGTTCAGGAGCGATCTGGACCGCCGGTGGGTCTTTGCCGGGTTTGCCGGAGTAACCGGGCCCCTCCTCCTCTCGATCTTTGTCGTCCCGGTCTTCCCCGACTGCTACGTCGAGGGCGTCGGACTGACCCCGTTCAAGGTCTGGAGCGAGTATCTTATATCTGCCCTGCTCGCCCTTGGGGCCGTCGCCTTCTACCGGCTGCGGGCTGCCTTCTCGCCGCGGGTTGCCGGCCACCTGATCGCGGCGATCCTCGTGCTGATCGCCTCAGAGCTCGCCTTCACGCTCTATGTCAGCGTCTACGGGATCGCAAACCAGGTCGGCCATCTCCTGATGGTCCTCTCCTTCGGGCTTATCTATATCGCGTTCGTCGAGACCGGGATCAGGCAGCCCTACGCGGTGCTCTTCACCGGTCTCGTGGCGAGTGAGGAGCGCCTCCGGCGGGAGAAGGACCGGCTCAGGCAGTACCTGGATATCGCCGGCGCCCTCTTCGTCGTCCTGGACGCGGACGGACGGGTCAGCCTCATCAACCGCCGGACGTCCGAAGTTCTCGGCTACCCGGCAGATGTGGTCGTGGGCGAGCCCTGGATCGAGCGGTTCACCCCCCCGGAAGAGCGGGAACGTCTCCAGACGCTCTTTTGCAGGCTGATGCGTGGGGATACTGAGCCGGTATATGCGAGGACGTCGGTTCTCACTGCCGATGGAGGCGAGCGAATTATCCAGTGGCACAACACCGTGCTCCGGGATGGTGACGGTGCCGTCTGGGGGACGCTCAGTTCAGGGGAGGATATCACCGAGTGGCAGTACGCCGAGGCGGCACTCGGCCGGGCGAACGCAAAACTGAATCTTCTCTCGGCGATCACCCGTCACGACATCCTCAACCAGATCACCGTCGCACGCGCCTACATCGACTTCGCCGCGGAGGGCAGTGGGGATCCAGGTATCCGGGACTACCTCGATCGTGCCCGGATTGCTGTCGGCGAGATCCAGAAACAGATCGAGTTCAGCCGGGACTATCAGGACATGGGGATGATGGCGCCTGCCTGGCAGAGGCCGGAAGACCTCATCCGGGAGAGCGCCTCAGAGTTGGTTCTCCCGGTGGGGGTCCGGGTCCTGACGGATCTTGCGGGTCTTGAGGTCTACGCGGACCCGATGGTGCAGAAGGTCTTCCACAACCTCATCGACAACGCCGTCCGTCATGGCGGTGCGGTGACTGAGGTCCGGTTCTCCTGGATGAGGTCCGGACAGGACCTGGTGATCATCTGCGAAGACGACGGCATCGGCATCCCGGACAGCGAGAAGGCGGCGATCTTTCGCGCGACCTACAAGCGGCGGCATGGGCATGGGCTCTTCCTGGTTGCGGAGATCCTCGGGATCACCGGGATCTCCATCCAGGAGACCGGGGTCTTCGGTGAGGGCGCCCGGTTCGAGATCACCGTGCCGAACGGGGCATACCGGTTCGGGGAAGGTTTAAGGCCTGTGGGCAGTCCGTAA
- a CDS encoding methyltransferase, translating into MTNHTIQFWQGMPAAENVELLDATISGYQAYRVLSAALELGLFDWLSEHGPATRHDVAALGINGMFTRGFLAALADMGYITFDGGVCANTRITEELLVSTSPTYQGDLILAAGRETSSWSDLAETLRNGVERPKTGPRPTHDHLRAVAQRCIRGELQHVVGLVARHPGFWDARSMLDIGGGHGLYAIALCQENPDLQACVFDLPHVVPLTREYIDRYGMDGRVSARGGDILVDDPGRGYDLIIVSHLLYKFRDRLTDVLGKVTESLAPGGLLVLNHLFCTPDCTVSPGAGVAELDRALMSAGHPLCHPQGLEAVLKRLGYTGITTFPHETGMGYGVLFCATNGEGAGCCDDGGWTSGCSCGPGGCGN; encoded by the coding sequence ATGACGAACCACACAATCCAATTCTGGCAGGGTATGCCGGCGGCAGAGAACGTTGAACTCCTGGATGCGACCATATCCGGGTACCAGGCCTACCGGGTCCTCTCGGCAGCGCTCGAGCTCGGGCTCTTTGACTGGCTCTCGGAGCATGGGCCGGCCACACGCCATGATGTCGCCGCACTCGGCATAAACGGGATGTTTACCCGGGGATTTCTAGCGGCGCTCGCCGATATGGGGTATATCACGTTCGACGGAGGGGTCTGCGCAAACACCCGCATCACCGAAGAACTCCTGGTCAGCACCAGCCCCACCTACCAGGGGGACCTGATCCTCGCTGCAGGCAGGGAGACTTCATCGTGGTCCGACCTGGCTGAGACGCTCAGGAACGGCGTTGAGAGACCGAAGACCGGTCCCCGGCCGACGCACGACCATCTCAGGGCGGTCGCCCAGCGGTGCATCCGGGGCGAACTGCAGCACGTCGTCGGTCTGGTTGCCCGGCACCCCGGGTTTTGGGACGCCCGGTCCATGCTTGATATCGGCGGCGGGCACGGCCTCTATGCCATCGCCCTCTGCCAGGAGAACCCGGACCTCCAGGCATGCGTCTTTGATCTGCCGCATGTGGTACCGCTGACCCGGGAGTACATCGACAGATACGGTATGGACGGGCGGGTCTCTGCCCGGGGAGGAGATATCCTCGTCGACGATCCGGGCAGGGGGTACGACCTTATCATCGTCTCGCACCTCCTCTACAAGTTCAGGGACCGGCTGACGGACGTCCTTGGGAAGGTCACGGAATCTCTCGCCCCCGGCGGGCTTCTCGTCCTCAACCACCTCTTCTGCACCCCTGATTGCACCGTCTCCCCCGGGGCCGGGGTCGCGGAACTCGACCGGGCGCTCATGAGCGCCGGGCATCCGCTCTGCCACCCGCAGGGGCTTGAGGCCGTGCTGAAGCGCCTGGGATACACCGGTATCACCACCTTCCCCCATGAGACCGGGATGGGGTATGGCGTCCTCTTCTGTGCGACGAACGGTGAGGGGGCTGGATGTTGCGACGACGGGGGCTGGACTTCCGGGTGCAGTTGCGGGCCGGGCGGGTGCGGGAATTGA
- the ruvB gene encoding Holliday junction branch migration DNA helicase RuvB, which translates to MTKRITSPATLPEEVDDATIRPARFDEFVGQPQVKETLAIAIAAAKKRGESLDHILFSGPPGLGKTTLARIIAREMGVAIRTTTGPVLDRPGDLAAQLTALNRGDVLFIDEIHRLNPVVEEILYPAMEDSCIDVMIGEGPGARSVQLPLEEFTLVGATTKVGLLGSPLRDRFGFIFRLNLYEVGDLAAIVQRSAGIMQTPITPEGALEIAKRSRGTPRIANRLLRRVRDFALVRGDGSIDGETADLALTMLGIDQLGLDDLDRRILSVIAYDFGGGPVGVKTIAISVGEEVRTVEEVYEPYLIQIGFIKRTPQGRETTAAAEEHIRTTPRE; encoded by the coding sequence ATGACGAAACGCATCACCTCACCCGCCACCCTGCCGGAAGAGGTCGATGACGCCACGATCAGGCCGGCACGGTTCGACGAGTTCGTGGGTCAGCCCCAGGTGAAAGAGACGCTTGCCATCGCTATCGCGGCAGCAAAGAAACGCGGCGAATCCCTGGACCATATCCTCTTCTCCGGGCCGCCGGGCCTTGGGAAGACGACGCTTGCCCGGATCATCGCCCGCGAGATGGGGGTGGCGATCAGGACCACCACCGGCCCGGTGCTGGACCGGCCGGGCGACCTTGCCGCCCAGCTGACGGCGCTCAACCGGGGCGACGTCCTCTTCATCGACGAGATCCACCGCTTAAACCCGGTGGTCGAGGAGATCCTCTATCCGGCGATGGAGGACTCCTGCATCGACGTGATGATCGGCGAGGGGCCCGGAGCACGGTCTGTCCAGCTCCCGCTTGAGGAGTTCACCCTGGTCGGTGCGACGACAAAGGTCGGGCTGCTCGGGTCTCCACTCAGGGACAGGTTCGGGTTCATCTTCAGGCTCAACCTCTACGAGGTCGGGGACCTGGCAGCAATCGTCCAGCGGAGCGCCGGGATCATGCAGACCCCGATCACCCCCGAAGGGGCGCTCGAGATAGCAAAACGGAGCCGCGGAACACCCAGGATCGCAAACCGCCTGCTCCGGCGGGTGCGTGACTTCGCCTTGGTCAGGGGGGATGGGAGCATTGACGGAGAGACCGCCGACCTTGCGCTGACCATGCTCGGCATCGACCAGCTGGGCCTGGACGACCTCGACCGTAGAATCCTCTCGGTGATCGCGTACGACTTCGGCGGCGGCCCGGTGGGCGTCAAGACGATCGCGATCTCGGTCGGGGAAGAGGTGCGGACGGTCGAGGAGGTCTATGAACCCTACCTGATCCAGATCGGGTTCATCAAGCGGACCCCCCAGGGCCGGGAGACGACCGCGGCGGCAGAGGAGCATATCAGGACGACACCACGGGAGTGA
- a CDS encoding DUF364 domain-containing protein, whose protein sequence is MLRRRGLDFRVQLRAGRVRELMGESTVLGDTVRILEERLGERMDEVTVERAVVGIFFTGVKLSTGHGGICATPIKSIPEAVCCPSSAKAMPHSGRLRERTIRASIADALGDRPMRKALGIAVVSALSALCDDVCPQPGYSVTRGIDAVDLLTIQESGNVVVVGALTPYLRALKQAGQPFRVLEMDPRTLKPDELPFYAPVEETDRVVPWADTLIITGTTLINGTLEHLLDLARSGATVVVLGPSVSILPDALFARGVEIVGGNVVTDPNRLLDILAEGGSGYHFFGKGADRIAVQRSSAP, encoded by the coding sequence ATGTTGCGACGACGGGGGCTGGACTTCCGGGTGCAGTTGCGGGCCGGGCGGGTGCGGGAATTGATGGGCGAGAGCACAGTCCTCGGCGATACTGTCCGGATCCTCGAGGAACGCCTCGGGGAGAGGATGGATGAGGTGACGGTCGAGCGGGCGGTTGTGGGGATCTTCTTCACGGGGGTCAAACTCAGCACCGGTCACGGGGGTATCTGCGCAACACCCATAAAGTCGATCCCGGAGGCGGTCTGCTGCCCGAGTTCGGCGAAGGCGATGCCGCACTCAGGAAGGCTCCGGGAGCGCACGATCCGGGCCTCCATCGCCGACGCTCTTGGCGACCGGCCGATGCGCAAGGCGCTCGGGATCGCGGTCGTGAGCGCTCTCTCGGCGCTCTGTGATGATGTGTGCCCCCAACCGGGGTATTCGGTCACCCGCGGCATCGATGCGGTCGATCTCCTCACGATACAGGAGAGCGGGAACGTTGTGGTCGTCGGGGCGCTGACCCCGTACCTGCGTGCCCTGAAGCAGGCCGGCCAGCCGTTCCGGGTCCTTGAGATGGACCCCCGCACGCTCAAGCCCGATGAGCTCCCGTTCTATGCACCGGTTGAGGAGACTGACCGGGTTGTTCCCTGGGCCGACACCCTGATCATCACCGGGACCACGCTGATCAACGGGACGCTCGAACACCTGCTCGACCTCGCCCGGTCTGGGGCCACGGTGGTTGTGCTCGGGCCTTCGGTGAGCATCCTCCCGGACGCCCTCTTCGCCCGCGGCGTGGAGATCGTTGGCGGGAATGTGGTGACCGACCCCAACCGCCTGCTGGATATCCTCGCCGAGGGCGGTTCCGGCTACCACTTCTTCGGGAAGGGGGCCGACCGGATCGCCGTCCAGCGGTCTTCGGCGCCGTGA
- a CDS encoding ATP-binding protein, translated as MSTFIDRDRELSHLHERYRSDRAEFVVLYGRRRVGKSELIDQFLRTATGIHLVAREESKHLQLRRFSADLSAYFKDSFLQKTGFSDWDSFFEYLIQHADDRIVVAIDEFPYLIKEDPSLPSMLQDYWDRRLKETRIVLILSGSSISMMESATMEYGSPLFGRRTGQILLQPLRFIHVLEYLGDMKKAVEFYAVFGGTPAYIMAVDPERDIMKNIEEKVMREDSFLFRDVEFVLRAELVEPRYYFSILFSLAGGNHRIGLICNDTGLSKSVVNKYLSILIDLKLVHRRIPVTEGHRSRKGLYFLSDNLFDFWFSFVNPHLDMLERGNAPLVVDQYVRPQFARYVGKHFEEMVMDLLVHINGDGFLPFVFTRIGSWWHRGEEIDIVCLAENPHRILFCECKWQDGVDAAEVFAGLRRKAPLVSWHNDRRSEYFCVVARSFSRRAEGEGISLDLDDCAALMERGRRGRE; from the coding sequence ATGAGTACCTTCATCGACCGGGACCGTGAACTCTCCCACCTCCATGAGCGGTACAGGAGTGACAGAGCAGAATTTGTCGTGCTCTATGGCCGGCGGCGGGTCGGAAAAAGCGAACTTATCGACCAGTTCCTCCGTACCGCCACTGGAATACACCTGGTCGCACGGGAAGAGTCGAAACACCTGCAGCTCCGGCGATTTTCTGCAGACCTGAGCGCCTATTTCAAAGACTCGTTTCTTCAGAAAACCGGTTTCTCCGACTGGGACAGTTTTTTCGAGTATCTCATCCAGCATGCGGATGACCGTATTGTGGTCGCCATCGATGAATTCCCCTATCTGATCAAGGAGGACCCCTCGCTTCCCTCGATGCTTCAGGACTACTGGGACAGGCGCCTGAAGGAGACCCGGATAGTTCTCATCCTGTCGGGATCGAGCATATCGATGATGGAGTCGGCGACCATGGAGTATGGGAGCCCTCTTTTTGGTAGGAGGACAGGGCAGATTCTCCTGCAGCCCCTCCGGTTCATCCATGTTCTCGAATATCTCGGGGACATGAAGAAGGCGGTCGAGTTCTACGCGGTCTTTGGAGGGACACCGGCATACATCATGGCCGTCGATCCGGAACGGGACATCATGAAGAACATCGAGGAGAAGGTGATGCGAGAAGATTCGTTTCTCTTCAGGGACGTGGAGTTCGTGCTCAGGGCCGAACTTGTCGAACCGAGGTACTACTTCTCCATCCTCTTCTCTCTTGCAGGAGGAAACCACCGGATCGGCCTCATCTGCAATGATACCGGCCTTTCCAAGAGTGTCGTCAACAAGTACCTCTCGATCCTTATTGACCTGAAGTTGGTACACCGGCGCATTCCCGTGACTGAAGGCCACAGGAGCAGAAAGGGGCTCTACTTCCTCTCAGACAACCTCTTCGACTTCTGGTTTTCTTTCGTCAACCCCCATCTTGACATGCTCGAACGCGGCAACGCCCCGCTGGTTGTGGACCAGTACGTACGGCCACAGTTCGCGCGGTATGTCGGAAAGCACTTCGAAGAGATGGTGATGGATCTCCTCGTTCATATCAACGGAGATGGTTTCCTGCCGTTTGTATTCACCAGGATCGGGAGCTGGTGGCACCGTGGGGAGGAGATCGATATCGTCTGCCTCGCTGAGAACCCGCACCGGATCCTCTTCTGCGAGTGTAAATGGCAGGATGGGGTCGATGCCGCAGAGGTCTTTGCGGGGCTGCGGCGGAAAGCACCCCTTGTCTCCTGGCACAACGACCGGCGAAGCGAGTACTTCTGCGTCGTTGCGCGGTCGTTCTCGCGCAGGGCCGAGGGGGAGGGGATCTCTCTCGACCTCGATGATTGTGCGGCGCTCATGGAACGTGGGCGGAGAGGCAGGGAGTGA
- the ruvA gene encoding Holliday junction branch migration protein RuvA, whose product MIAHLSGELASTGDRWVVIDIGGVGYQVQVTEPTLQDLVATEGRVMVHTYMVVRDDDIQLYGFSHPRERELFTILIGVTGIGPQTAMNILSRISFEDFAIAILSDDEKVLTRIPGIGPKSAKRLILELKDKMKKCAATLPGGRSRAEACDAVSALVSLGFSEREAEEAVNAVIADLPAPTVQDLIRASLTRLRERP is encoded by the coding sequence ATGATTGCCCATCTTTCAGGAGAACTGGCATCCACCGGGGACCGGTGGGTGGTGATCGATATCGGCGGCGTCGGCTACCAGGTCCAGGTCACAGAGCCTACGCTGCAGGACCTTGTCGCGACAGAAGGCCGGGTCATGGTCCACACCTACATGGTGGTCCGTGACGACGATATCCAGCTCTACGGGTTCTCTCACCCGCGGGAGAGGGAACTCTTCACCATCCTCATCGGTGTCACCGGGATCGGCCCCCAGACCGCCATGAACATCCTCTCGCGGATCTCGTTTGAGGATTTCGCGATCGCGATCTTAAGCGACGACGAAAAAGTGCTTACCCGGATCCCGGGGATCGGGCCGAAGAGCGCCAAACGCCTGATCCTGGAGCTGAAAGATAAGATGAAGAAATGTGCGGCGACGCTGCCCGGCGGCAGGAGCCGGGCCGAGGCCTGCGACGCGGTGAGCGCCCTGGTATCGCTCGGGTTCTCTGAGCGCGAGGCAGAGGAAGCGGTCAACGCCGTCATCGCCGACCTGCCCGCCCCGACGGTGCAGGACCTGATCCGGGCCTCTCTCACCCGCCTGCGGGAGCGACCATGA
- a CDS encoding KTSC domain-containing protein, whose amino-acid sequence MLRQLVNSRSLQSVGYDPRPGILEIEFTNGSVYQYLDVPETVYQELMAAPSHGTYFREQIRDRYPHRKAG is encoded by the coding sequence ATGTTACGACAACTGGTTAACTCACGCAGCCTCCAGTCGGTCGGATACGACCCCAGGCCCGGCATCCTGGAGATCGAATTCACAAACGGTTCAGTTTACCAGTACCTGGATGTTCCTGAAACGGTTTACCAGGAACTGATGGCAGCCCCCTCCCACGGGACGTACTTCAGAGAGCAGATCCGGGACCGCTATCCCCACAGGAAGGCCGGATAG
- a CDS encoding DegT/DnrJ/EryC1/StrS family aminotransferase → MQIPIAHPSLGNEENTAVLAVLASGMIAQGPETAAFEEEFAAYCGVPHAVATNNGTAALHAALLAAGVGPGDEVVVPAFTFFATASSVSMCGARPVFADVDPATATIDPADILAKVSPTTKAVIAVHLYGQPCDVGAVREVCDDKDLVFIEDAAQAHGATYRGQKTGSLGDLACFSFYATKNMATGEGGMVTTGSDEYDERLRRVINHGQSEKYLHTELGYNYRMTDINAAIGRVQLAKLDGFNRRRQENAAYYNTHITAPGLVLPAVAPGRTHVWHQYSLRVTDAFPLSRDELMAYLRERGIGCAVHYPVALSRQPFYAGAASCPVAESLAASVLSIPVHPGVIDEARAYIADTINGVV, encoded by the coding sequence ATGCAGATACCCATCGCTCACCCTTCCCTCGGGAACGAGGAGAATACTGCTGTTCTCGCTGTTCTTGCCTCGGGCATGATCGCCCAGGGCCCGGAGACTGCTGCGTTTGAGGAAGAGTTCGCCGCCTACTGTGGTGTTCCCCACGCCGTCGCCACAAATAACGGGACCGCCGCCCTCCACGCGGCGTTGCTGGCCGCCGGGGTCGGGCCGGGCGACGAGGTGGTCGTCCCGGCGTTCACGTTCTTTGCGACGGCTTCAAGCGTCTCGATGTGCGGTGCCCGCCCGGTCTTTGCCGACGTCGATCCGGCGACCGCCACGATCGACCCGGCCGATATCCTCGCGAAGGTCAGCCCAACGACGAAGGCCGTGATCGCCGTCCACCTCTACGGCCAGCCCTGCGACGTCGGGGCGGTCCGGGAGGTCTGCGACGATAAGGATCTCGTCTTCATCGAGGACGCCGCCCAGGCTCACGGAGCCACCTACCGCGGGCAGAAGACCGGCAGCCTCGGCGACCTCGCCTGCTTCTCCTTCTACGCGACGAAGAACATGGCGACCGGGGAGGGGGGGATGGTGACGACGGGCTCGGATGAGTATGATGAGCGTCTTCGCCGGGTCATCAACCACGGCCAGAGCGAGAAGTACCTCCACACCGAGCTCGGCTACAACTACCGCATGACCGACATCAACGCCGCGATCGGCCGGGTGCAGCTTGCAAAACTCGACGGCTTCAACCGCCGCCGGCAGGAGAACGCCGCCTATTATAATACTCACATCACGGCGCCGGGGCTCGTGCTGCCGGCGGTCGCCCCCGGCCGGACCCATGTCTGGCACCAGTACTCCCTGCGGGTCACCGACGCCTTCCCCCTCTCTCGGGATGAGCTGATGGCCTACCTCCGCGAGCGCGGGATCGGCTGCGCTGTCCACTATCCCGTAGCCCTCTCCCGGCAGCCCTTCTACGCCGGGGCTGCCTCCTGCCCGGTCGCCGAGTCGCTCGCGGCTTCGGTCCTCTCGATCCCGGTCCACCCCGGCGTCATCGACGAAGCCCGGGCCTACATCGCTGATACTATCAACGGGGTGGTCTAG
- a CDS encoding Gfo/Idh/MocA family protein: protein MDAGVIGAGTVGRNHVRVYSELKEVGTTYVYDLNTTAAEEVAAATGAEVCRSADELLRKAECVSVCVPAHHHLQAAGPAFAAGVPALIEKPLCLTTPECERLLEQIPEGLTVGVGQIERFNPIVTEIAGIVKDPLYVSFHRHNPAPAEVGGSSVVEDLMIHDIDIAFNVFFPGREYTVHASGTGDVAAAIATFGRTPVYLSASRKASKKVRSVYIEEEDRTIEGNFMTQEVFVYRKPEAYGQAGGLYRQENVIESLLVNKVEPLAIELATFVRAARDGKPFPVTPEQGLGNVRVCEAIYQSLSA, encoded by the coding sequence ATGGACGCAGGGGTCATCGGCGCCGGGACGGTTGGCAGGAACCATGTCCGGGTCTACTCCGAGCTGAAAGAGGTCGGGACGACCTACGTCTACGACCTGAACACGACTGCCGCCGAAGAGGTCGCCGCGGCCACCGGGGCCGAGGTCTGCCGCTCGGCAGACGAACTCCTCCGGAAGGCCGAGTGCGTCTCGGTCTGTGTGCCGGCACACCACCACCTCCAGGCGGCGGGACCGGCGTTCGCCGCCGGGGTGCCTGCCCTCATCGAGAAACCCCTCTGCCTCACCACGCCTGAGTGCGAGCGCCTTCTTGAGCAGATCCCGGAAGGGCTGACCGTCGGTGTCGGCCAAATAGAGCGGTTCAACCCGATCGTCACCGAGATCGCGGGGATCGTGAAAGACCCCCTCTATGTCTCCTTCCACCGCCACAACCCGGCCCCGGCAGAGGTGGGCGGGAGTTCGGTCGTCGAGGACCTGATGATCCACGACATCGATATCGCATTCAACGTCTTCTTCCCCGGGCGGGAGTATACCGTCCACGCGAGCGGCACCGGGGACGTCGCCGCGGCCATCGCGACCTTCGGGCGGACGCCGGTCTACCTCTCGGCGTCCCGGAAGGCCTCAAAGAAGGTCCGGTCGGTCTACATCGAGGAGGAGGACCGGACGATCGAGGGCAATTTCATGACCCAGGAGGTCTTTGTCTACAGGAAGCCCGAGGCCTACGGGCAGGCAGGGGGCCTCTACCGCCAGGAGAACGTCATCGAGAGCCTCCTCGTGAACAAGGTCGAGCCCCTGGCGATCGAACTTGCGACGTTCGTCCGGGCGGCCCGTGACGGAAAACCCTTCCCGGTGACCCCGGAGCAGGGACTCGGAAATGTCCGGGTCTGCGAGGCGATCTATCAGAGTCTCTCGGCATGA
- the ruvC gene encoding crossover junction endodeoxyribonuclease RuvC, producing MRSAPPGEGIVIGIDPGVARTGYGVLRRCDPYPTPLAFGCIETPSNHRPARRLLEIYEKISLLLDEYAPECLAMEQLFFSRNVTSAMHVSEARGVVLLAAEQRGIPVTEYTPNQVKLAVTGSGRADKHQVQEMMRRLLRLQELPRPDDAADGLAIALCHINMVR from the coding sequence ATGAGGAGTGCACCCCCTGGCGAAGGCATCGTGATCGGGATTGACCCCGGGGTGGCGAGAACCGGGTACGGCGTTCTCAGGAGATGCGACCCCTACCCGACCCCTCTCGCCTTCGGCTGCATAGAGACCCCGAGCAATCACCGCCCCGCCCGGCGGCTGCTCGAGATCTACGAGAAGATCTCGCTGCTCCTCGACGAGTACGCCCCTGAGTGTCTCGCCATGGAACAGCTCTTCTTCTCAAGGAACGTCACCTCTGCCATGCACGTCAGTGAAGCGCGCGGCGTCGTCCTCCTCGCCGCAGAACAGCGAGGAATCCCGGTCACCGAGTACACCCCAAACCAGGTCAAACTGGCGGTGACCGGGTCGGGGCGTGCCGACAAACACCAGGTGCAGGAGATGATGCGGCGGCTTCTTCGCCTGCAGGAACTCCCCCGACCGGACGACGCCGCGGACGGCCTCGCCATCGCACTCTGTCACATCAATATGGTGCGGTAA